A genomic region of Novipirellula aureliae contains the following coding sequences:
- a CDS encoding SHD1 domain-containing protein: protein MVNLKHLGVFAMGAIVCCTCSVSARAASLGYQWKNGQRFSYQFEVTVEMDDETITYKGITHYTVNTVNAEQAIVTYRGGLNESKKMKQSNRGGPFGRRGFPGPPSIPSPFSRPTFAGKTQTTNKITITPSGETLAMQGDSQLPYLLGNVSLMPFERLPRDERREWTIDNGVSISETNEDRRNRFGPFGPGGPFGGNQDRNVQAAGEVANYTIQSENGDLVVIKKSYRLTTPQTGDNPAFDMTGNGTWTFDRKENVPHAFDMNIELTIKSGNSSVVLPISIKYDRISAEKIAEMEAAAKAKADAMAKAAAEKLALAKAPLTPQEKRDALASLSGRDAKNIQTTLGQLAAKSPEDPDPEMAAAIEQHIDNPDKAVSAAAQKALVKWSPSYALKKKLAKAYQGPGVLSSTGLVVESITPLFVGQLVQAQKPRYGSFWRAAKVKKLLPDGQVELAFLTWGKEDGAVAVARRNIQLAPPELDQPDKPANIDTLKSESRTWSDATGRFKTDAVFLSAADGTVNLRRSDGRTLSVPLEKLSEADQAFVKQLEDSENPFKLD from the coding sequence ATGGTGAATTTGAAACATTTAGGAGTTTTTGCAATGGGAGCAATCGTTTGCTGCACCTGCTCGGTCAGTGCTCGTGCGGCTTCGTTGGGCTACCAATGGAAGAACGGACAGAGGTTCTCCTACCAATTTGAAGTCACCGTAGAGATGGATGACGAAACCATCACCTACAAAGGGATCACGCACTATACGGTCAATACCGTGAACGCCGAGCAGGCGATTGTTACCTATCGTGGTGGGCTGAATGAATCAAAAAAGATGAAACAAAGCAATCGCGGCGGACCGTTCGGTCGGCGCGGCTTCCCTGGGCCACCCTCAATCCCCAGTCCCTTTTCACGTCCAACCTTCGCGGGGAAGACACAAACCACTAACAAGATTACGATCACGCCCTCTGGCGAAACTTTGGCCATGCAAGGTGATTCTCAGCTTCCCTACCTGTTGGGAAATGTGTCGCTAATGCCCTTTGAACGCTTGCCGAGGGATGAGCGGCGAGAGTGGACGATCGATAACGGCGTGTCAATTTCAGAAACGAACGAGGATCGCCGCAACCGGTTCGGACCATTTGGCCCCGGCGGACCGTTCGGCGGAAACCAGGATCGTAACGTCCAAGCGGCGGGCGAGGTCGCCAACTATACGATCCAAAGCGAAAACGGGGATCTGGTCGTGATCAAGAAGTCCTATCGACTGACAACCCCACAAACAGGCGACAATCCCGCATTCGATATGACCGGCAACGGTACTTGGACGTTCGACCGGAAGGAAAATGTGCCTCATGCCTTTGACATGAATATCGAACTGACGATCAAATCAGGCAATTCTTCCGTCGTCTTACCGATCTCGATCAAATACGACCGTATCTCTGCCGAGAAGATTGCCGAGATGGAAGCCGCTGCGAAAGCGAAGGCGGATGCAATGGCAAAAGCGGCTGCCGAAAAGCTGGCGTTGGCCAAAGCACCACTGACACCACAGGAAAAACGCGATGCGCTAGCCTCACTTTCTGGTCGCGATGCCAAGAACATTCAGACAACGCTTGGCCAACTGGCCGCCAAGTCACCCGAAGATCCCGATCCCGAAATGGCAGCAGCGATCGAGCAACATATCGATAACCCAGACAAAGCGGTGTCCGCGGCGGCACAAAAAGCCTTGGTCAAATGGTCACCAAGCTATGCCCTAAAAAAGAAACTCGCCAAAGCCTATCAAGGTCCCGGAGTGCTGAGTTCCACCGGTCTGGTCGTCGAATCGATCACGCCCCTCTTTGTGGGCCAACTGGTGCAAGCGCAAAAACCACGCTACGGCTCGTTCTGGCGTGCCGCAAAGGTGAAAAAGCTGCTTCCCGATGGCCAAGTCGAACTCGCCTTTCTGACCTGGGGCAAAGAAGACGGTGCCGTCGCAGTTGCCCGGCGGAATATTCAACTGGCGCCACCCGAGTTGGATCAGCCCGACAAGCCAGCGAACATCGATACACTCAAATCGGAGTCGCGTACCTGGTCCGATGCGACTGGTCGGTTTAAGACCGATGCGGTGTTCCTTAGCGCCGCGGATGGAACCGTCAACTTGCGCCGCTCCGATGGACGGACTTTGTCGGTACCACTCGAAAAACTTAGCGAGGCCGACCAAGCATTCGTCAAGCAACTCGAGGATTCAGAGAATCCGTTCAAACTTGATTAG
- a CDS encoding tetratricopeptide repeat protein: MAHNHLGALLNLGVIAANQQQSRKAIDHFEQVLELEPKHLAATFNLSAMHESIGESEQAQRYFQRAEQSRKDAGFELVHFDF; encoded by the coding sequence ATGGCTCACAATCACTTGGGTGCGCTGTTGAATCTTGGTGTGATCGCCGCGAATCAGCAACAATCGCGCAAAGCGATCGACCATTTCGAGCAAGTTTTGGAGCTCGAGCCAAAGCATTTGGCAGCGACATTCAACTTGTCCGCGATGCATGAATCAATCGGCGAGTCCGAGCAGGCCCAACGCTACTTTCAACGCGCTGAGCAGAGCCGAAAGGACGCTGGGTTCGAGCTAGTGCATTTTGATTTTTGA